A window of Acinonyx jubatus isolate Ajub_Pintada_27869175 chromosome E4, VMU_Ajub_asm_v1.0, whole genome shotgun sequence contains these coding sequences:
- the ZBTB7B gene encoding zinc finger and BTB domain-containing protein 7B has protein sequence MGSPEDDLIGIPFPDHSSELLSCLNEQRQLGHLCDLTIRTQGLEYRTHRAVLAACSHYFKKLFTEGGGGAVSGAGGGGPAAGGAGAGVCELDFVGPEALGALLEFAYTATLTTSSANMPAVLQAARLLEIPCVIAACMEILQGSGLEAPSPDEDDCERARQYLEAFATATATATAAGVPDGEDSPPQAPRPPPPPPRPVARRSRKPRKAFLQTKGARANHLVPEVPAVPSQPVTYEEEEGARVGGSAGSGPGDSYSPPAGTASPPEGPLTYEAYEGEEEEEEPVYSTAYGLAQGGGPPLSPEELGSDEDAIDPDLMAYLSSLHQDALAPGLDGQDKLVRKRRSQMPQECPVCHKIIHGAGKLPRHMRTHTGEKPFACEVCGVRFTRNDKLKIHMRKHTGERPYSCPHCPARFLHSYDLKNHMHLHTGDRPYECHLCHKAFAKEDHLQRHLKGQNCLEVRTRRRRKDDAPPHYPPPSAAAPSPAGLDLSNGHLDTFRLSLARFWEQSAPTGPPVAALGPPDDEEEEGAPSTPQAEGAMESS, from the exons ATGGGGAGCCCCGAGGACGACCTCATCGGGATCCCATTCCCAGACCACAGCAGCGAGCTCCTGAGCTGCCTCAACGAACAGCGCCAGCTGGGCCACCTCTGCGACCTCACCATCCGGACGCAGGGCCTCGAATACCGCACCCACCGGGCCGTGCTGGCCGCCTGCAGCCACTATTTCAAGAAGCTGTTCACCGAGGGCGGTGGCGGCGCCGTCtcgggggccgggggcggcgggCCGGCCGCCGGGGGGGCGGGCGCCGGCGTGTGCGAGCTGGACTTCGTGGGGCCGGAGGCCCTGGGCGCCCTGCTCGAGTTCGCCTACACGGCCACGCTGACGACCAGCAGCGCCAACATGCCCGCCGTGCTCCAGGCCGCCCGGCTGCTGGAGATCCCGTGTGTCATCGCTGCCTGCATGGAGATTCTGCAGGGCAGCGGCCTGGAAGCCCCCAGCCCCGACGAGGACGACTGTGAGCGGGCCCGCCAGTACCTGGAGGCCTtcgccacggccacggccacggccacggccgcGGGAGTTCCCGACGGCGAAGACAGCCCCCCGCAggcgccccgcccgcccccgccgcctCCTCGGCCCGTGGCCCGCCGCAGCCGCAAGCCCCGGAAAGCGTTCCTGCAGACCAAGGGGGCCCGGGCGAACCACTTAGTGCCCGAGGTGCCCGCGGTGCCCAGCCAACCCGTGACctacgaggaggaggagggggccaggGTGGGTGGCAGTGCGGGCAGCGGGCCGGGGGACAGCTACAGCCCTCCAGCCGGGACTGCTTCACCCCCCGAGGGGCCCCTGACCTACGAGGCCTATGAgggtgaggaagaagaggaggagcccGTGTACTCCACCGCCTATGGGCTGGCACAGGGGGGTGGGCCCCCGCTGTCCCCAGAGGAGCTGGGCTCAGACGAGGACGCCATCGATCCTGACCTGATGGCCTACCTGAGTTCGCTGCACCAGGACGCCCTCGCGCCGGGCCTGGACGGCCAGGACAAGCTGGTGCGCAAACGCCgctcccagatgccccaggagtgCCCCGTCTGCCACAAGATCATCCACGGGGCGGGCAAGCTGCCCCGCCACATGAGGACCCACACGGGTGAGAAGCCCTTCGCCTGCGAGGTCTGCGGCGTCCGCTTCACCCG GAACGACAAGCTGAAGATTCACATGCGGAAGCACACCGGAGAGCGGCCTTACTCGTGCCCGCACTGCCCAGCCCGCTTCCTGCACAGCTACGACCTCAAGAACCACATGCACCTGCACACGGGGGACCGGCCCTACGAGTGCCACCTGTGCCACAAGGCCTTCGCCAAGGAGGACCACCTGCAGCGCCACCTCAAGGGCCAGAACTGCCTGGAGGTGCGCACCCGGCGGCGCCGGAAGGACGACGCGCCACCCCACTACCCACCGCCCTCCGCCGCCGCCCCGTCCCCCGCGGGCCTCGACCTCTCCAACGGCCACTTGGACACCTTCCGCCTCTCTCTGGCCCGATTCTGGGAGCAGTCAGCCCCTACCGGCCCTCCGGTCGCCGCCCTGGGGCCCCCTGatgacgaggaggaggagggggcaccCAGTACGCCGCAGGCCGAAGGTGCCATGGAGTCCTCTTAG